The uncultured Fretibacterium sp. DNA window GGCCCCGTTCCGTGAGGCTGTATTCCACCTTGGGCGGTATCTGAGGGTACTCCCTGCGCCGCACGAGCCCATCGGCCTCCAGCGCCTTCAACGTCGAGCTGAGCGTTTTGTAGGAGACCTTCCCTATATATCTCTTCATTTCGTTGAACCGCACGACGCCGAATTTCGCCAGAGCGTAAAGGACGACCATTTTATATCTTCCGTCAATCAACGACAGGGTGTAACAAAAACCGCACCCTTCAAAGGATTCCTGAGAAATGCTCCGTTTCGTCATGACAGTTCTCCATCGGAAAGTATAGGCCGCATTCGTAAGTACCCCACCTCGATGTAAGTACTTTTTTTCCGTTATCGCCTTGCATATAATGATACAGGCGAGACGGAAAAGAGGCAATTCGCGGAAGCATTGGGCGTACCTGGAGACCATTGGGAAAGGATGATCGTCATGAGAAAGAGTCTGGGTGTTCAGCCGGCACTGTTCCCGATGCCGGTGTTGATGGTGGCGGCATACGACGGCAATGGAAAGACCAACGTGATGAACGCCGCCTGGGGACAGATCAGCGCGATGGACAAAGTTGCGCTTTTCATCGACGAGGAGC harbors:
- a CDS encoding helix-turn-helix domain-containing protein, whose translation is MTKRSISQESFEGCGFCYTLSLIDGRYKMVVLYALAKFGVVRFNEMKRYIGKVSYKTLSSTLKALEADGLVRRREYPQIPPKVEYSLTERGRTLIPVLDLMCAWAHENGPEKEADGSAAAEA